From Solanum lycopersicum chromosome 4, SLM_r2.1:
CAGGATTGGTGGAAATCCATATTTGAGTGGTGAAATTCCTGCACAGTTAGGCCTGCTCACCAATCTTACCATGTTTGGTGTTGCGGCGACTGGTCTTTCGGGTGTTATTCCGCCATCGTTTGGGAATTTGATCAATCTTCAAACACTGGCAATTTATGATACTGAAGTATTTGGCTCGATACCTCCTGAACTTGGGATGATTTCGGAGCTTAGGTACTTGTATCTGCACATGAATAAGCTCACTGGTTCGATACCTCCTCAGTTGGGTAAGTTGCAAAAGCTTACTAGCTTGCTTTTATGGGGAAATTCATTAACTGGACCTATACCAGCTGAGGTTTCGAATTGTTCGTCCCTTGTGATTCTTGATGTTTCTGCAAATGAATTGTCTGGTGAAATTCCTCGTGATTTGGGCAAGCTATTGGTTCTTGAACAGCTTCATTTGTCTGATAATGCACTTACCAGTTCTATACCGTGGCAGTTAAGTAATTGCACTAGCCTGACAGCTCTTCAGCTAGATAAGAACCAATTATCAGGGCAAATTCCTTGGCAAGTTGGTAAGTTGAAGTACTTGCAGAGTTTTTTCTTGTGGGGGAATTCGGTTTCAGGAACCATTCCGGCTGCTTTTGGAAACTGTACTGAGCTATATGCACTTGATCTTTCGAGGAACAAGCTCACCGGATCAATCCCTGAGGAGATATTTGATTTGAAGCAGCTGAGTAAATTGTTGCTTCTTGGGAATTCGTTAACTGGACGATTGCCTCGAAGTGTTGCGAGATGCCAGTCTCTGGTGAGGCTGAGGCTTGGTGAGAACCAGCTTTCGGGACAGATTCCTAAGGAGATTGGTCAATTGCAGAACCTCGTGTTTCTTGATTTGTACATGAACCATTTCTCTGGCGGCTTGCCTTCTGAAATTGCCAACATTACAGTTCTTGAGCTGTTGGATGTGCACAACAATTACCTAACTGGGGAAATACCACACCAGATGGGGGAGCTTGTGAATTTAGAGCAACTTGATCTTAGCCGGAACAGCTTTACCGGTGAGATCCCTTCGAGTTTTGGCAATCTCAGTTACTTGAACAAACTTATTCTCAGTAACAATCTGCTTACTGGTCCAATTCCAAAGTCTTTTAAAAACTTGCAGAAGTTAACTCTACTTGATTTGAGCTCAAATACTCTTTCTGGTGAGATTCCATCTGAGCTTGGCTACGTCACAAGCTTAACAATTGGTTTGGATTTGAGCTCGAATCGTTTCACGGGTGAACTTCCTGAAACATTGTGCAGTTTGTCACAGTTGCAATCCCTTGATATTTCTCATAATTTGTTGAGTGGAAGGATCGCAATTCTAAGCTCCCTGACCAGCCTTACTTCCCTGAATGTTTCAGACAACAATTTCTCGGGGCCTATTCCTGTCACACCATTCTTTAGAACTCTCACTTCAGATTCTTTTCTGGAGAATTCACTCTGTCAATCAGTTGATGGTTATAGTTGTTCTTCACATATAATGGGAAGGAATGGGTTGAAGTCACCGAAAACCATAGCTCTGGTTGCGGTGATTCTGACTTCTGTAGCCATAGCAGTCGTGGCTATATGGATTCTTGTGACGCGAAACCACAGATACGTGTTTCAGAAGTCCCAAGGCCTGTCAGCCTCTTCTGTAGGGGCAGAAGACTTTTCCTACCCTTGGACTTTCATCCCCTTTCAAAAGTTCAATTTCACTATAGACAACATCTTGGATTGCTTGAAAGATGAAAACATCATCGGGAAAGGATGTTCTGGTGTTGTATACAAGGCAGAAATGCCTAACGGTGAGGTAATTGCAGTGAAGAAACTttggaaaacaaagaaagacGAGGAGCCAGTAGATTCTTTTGCAGCAGAAATTCAAATTCTCGGACATATTAGGCATCGAAACATTCTGAAGTTATTGGGATATTGTTCAAACAAAAGCGTTAAGCTTCTGCTCTACAACTACATTTCAAATGGCAATCTCCATCAGCTCTTGCAAAGTAACAGAAATTTGGACTGGGAAATTAGGTACAAAATCGCCATTGGATCAGCTCAAGGCCTTGCTTATCTTCACCATGACTGTGTTCCAGCCATTCTTCATAGAGATGTCAAATGCAACAATATACTGATCGACTCCAAGTTTGACGCATATATCGCAGACTTTGGACTTGCAAAGCTAATGAATTCGCCAAACTATCACCACGCTATGTCCAGTGTAGCAGGATCTTATGGATATATTGCTCCAGGTATGCagacacttagaatattttcaaTTACTAATATTTCAGCATAAAAGCCAAAATCAATCATAACATCTTTTGGATATTTACTTTATGAATCATAGTTCGGTGAGTGTGACACAAATATTTGTTAACTATGGATGCAGAATATGGGTATACAGCGAATATAACAGAAAAGAGTGATGTCTATAGTTATGGAGTGGTGCTGCTGGAAATACTTAGTGGACGTAGCGCTGTTGATTCTCAGATAGGTGATGGGCTTCACATCGTCGAGTGGGTAAAGAAGAAAATGGGAAGCTTTGAACCAGCTGTTACAGTTCTCGACACTAAGCTACAAGGTTTACCGGATCAAGTGGTCCAAGAAATGCTGCAAACGCTTGGAATAGCGATGTTCTGTGTCAACTCATCGCCAGTTGAAAGGCCAACGATGAAGGAAGTTGTGGCACTTCTTATGGAAGTAAAGAGTTCACCTGATCAAGAATTTGGGAAAACTTCTCAGCCTCTAATAAAACAGTCCTCAACTCAAAGTTGATTAATTTTGTAATGTTTTTTGCTTTTGACTAAGATGAGTAggaattaattttctttagttCCCAAGATATGATCAAGCCAACTCATAGTTCCAAGCATTGGATAATGTCTTGAGGTCCATTGTGTACATATTTCAGAAACATTTATGTAGTTTTTCTGcttcttcatttcttcataTCCATCCCTGTGCTGAGATTTTAGCTTTCAAAATGCTTGTTGTGTACACCATATGTTATATTAGTTTACCATAGTttcaaaaaagagaaatatagtTTTGACCTATTCAGAAAAATTGTAATGTGGTTTCAAAACCTTCTGGTGATTGTAGTttcagaaaagaaaaatatcgaTAGAAGAGTATCATATAAGAGGAATTTTGGAGTAGCGATAAAGTTATTTTCAGGGTTCAAAACGTGGATGCAGACATTAAtgcattaaattaaattgtctACAATCATAACCTTTGAATGCTTTGTGCACTTAAACTTTCCGTAGTAAAAAGAAAACAGTCAACTCTGAAAATCAGATATAATACTCGTGTGTAATGCTTTAGTGACTTTTACCATCGGATATTAGTCTAGTGGTTAAAGTGTAGCGTGTAATGCATGGATTAGTTGTGCCTCATGGCTTTCATCTAGTCGTAGACATAAGTCTGGTATTTAATCGCCGAATGATGGAGAGGAAGGAAGAtgaattttctttataaaaacttagataaaaaaagataatgcctacttatttttcatgatttttttatctataaaacaaaaaatctaCAAGATAGTAGCCATGGGTACCTTAGGTGAcccatattttttgtttttgttgaaattttaagGCAGGATTTATGGCATAGTTCATTGAAAGGTACTCAAAGTCAAGATTCTGTAAACAAATGAACACTCCATCATTTGGACACATACTAAACTGTCTAATAGTTGTCACTATAGAgacaaagcaaaaaaaaaaaaaaaaaaggaacaaaaaagcCATGTTATGTGAAGGAAAAAGTGGAGGGAGCATTTAGACCACTCTACCATTTGACCTTGTCATTTCAtgagtctttttctttttgcgTATCGCATCGTCACTCTTTTTGGTGATATCTGCTAATagttttaatacaaaaataacttaCATTACCAATGATTTTTTATGCAAATTCCCAAGAAGTCctgcaaaataattttttttgaatcatgccaaaaaaaaaacatcataaccTTGATTTCCTCCTTTTAGATTTAACTTTTGGAACTCGTATAACTAGTatgtgaataaaaaaaaagttatttaataaaacataattggtTAAGGAATCGTTATTGCTACTAATTGAATCAAATGGTGCTTATTTGTAGAACATAATTGAGTTTTAGAGAACCTATATAATTAAATGACTCTTAATATTATTGTGTTTTAAACTTAGTATAACTAGTATCTAAACCAAATGTCGTCTTTTAGTAGAACATAATTGAGTTTTGGAGAATCGACATATTAGTATGTGAACCAAATGACAACTACTAAAAGCACATGACAGAGTTTTAGAGAATCAATATAACTAGTATGAGAACCAACTGACGCCTATTAATAGAACATAATAGAGGTTTAGAGACTCAATATAACTGGTATATAAATCAAATGACGCCTACCAATACAACATAATTGAGTTTTAGCGAATCAATATAACTAGAatgtgaattaaataaaacattttaaagttTTAGGGAATCAGTATAACTAGTATGTGAATCAAACAACGCCTACTAATAAAACATCTTTAAGTTTTAGGAAAAATCGGTATATAACACCTACTAACAAAACATAATTGAGTTTTGGAGAACCGATATTAACTATATGTGAACCAAATAACGCGGACATAACTGGAGTTTCAAGAAATCAATATAAATAGTATGTGAACCAAATGACACCtgctaataaaatattattgaattttagaaaGTCTATAGTATTGAAACCACTAATATAACATTATTAACACAAAAATGATTCTTATAAACAACCACAACTAATTTGCATATGGAGTTTAGTTGATTAATTGTAATATCTCGAATCCATTCCACCCTACTCATCAATAGTTAAGTAGGCCCAAGTGAGCACAAACAAGGGGGGAACAAACATATGTAGACCATGCCTTCAGACTTGAAgataggatatatatatatatatatatatatatatatatatatatatatatatatatatatatatatatatggtaaaaatattttttaaaaaaattggtcaaAACCAAATCTATAATAAGATCCTGGAATTCAGTTTTagcttcttattttattttgtcatcTTCTCCCCCCATCACCTCTTTCATAATGACATTGTCCATATGCAATGTATATACTTGTGGAAACAAAAATGAGATgacaataattataattctaGTAAAAGGGAAATATACTTCAACAGAGACAAGTATCATCCGCATTGGCTTCATCATTCATacaaattcatcactagttcaatATGGCAATGGATAAAAATGCTTCAAGACACGAAAATGATGATTCTCTTATGATCACTTACAAATTGAATAGAAAGAAAACGACATTTTCAAATCTCTGATGTGTAAACATGAAGATCTCTCGTAAAAAAACACTATCAATACTCTTATCTATATGACATTGCACAAAATTGGAAGATTATACTGCCTCTGATTCACACAGAACACACACACATCTGAAAGACTTTCGCAGTTTCATATATTTCATGTTAGGTGGTTGTTTTGCTGGTTTCTAATACCGAGATACCTAACAAGAATCTGCAAATCTAACAAAGGAATGAAGTTAAAATGACTCTGGTTACCATTTATAATGAATATATCGATCCCAACAACCTCAGTACAGCAGTGATTGTAAGACTAACAAATCAGCTCCTATGTTCATATAATTTTAGCACTTGGGAAACAAGCTTCAGATGTTGATCACAGCTTTGGGATATTCAGAAAAGAGACGAACATCCATCTTCATCGACTGCATCATTCATACAAATTTGCTTGCTCAATTCAGCAAAGAAAGGAAGAAGTACAAAAATCTAGGTCAATGAATGATATTTCTAGGACAAGCTGATGGCAATTATTAAGATTTTGACAGACAGAAGACGAGTGCCTTGGCATAAAGTAGCTCGTAGACTTGAAACAGTTGCAAGCTCATACGGTTATGCTGAAGGCTCTTCACTTATTTAGCACGCTAACATTAATCCTGCAAAGAAAATGATTTGTCTTATATCAACTCATTCAAATCACCTTGCAAAATTTGTGACACTCCGTTTAAAAGGAATATATATCTCAATTCTCAAGATGCAAGCATAGCTTCTAACAGAACTAATGAGCGATGGAAGTTCAATTTCAGGAGGAATCTGAATGTCAGGGAGATGAGGGAATTTTTTGCTGAACTTTTGCTGATTCTAGAACGCTTCCAAGGTTTGACTCAATACCAGATAAGCCTATTTGGAAAATCAATAGCAAATGCCTATTCACTGTTAATGCAGCGAGAATAGCTCTTCTAGCATCAGCATGGATTGACTTCCTGTAATGTTTACATGAATTTGCTGCAGAATTGTTCTTGGCCTTCGTGACAGATCTTGAAAACATATGCTCCCTACAGAGCGATGTGTTTCCCATGGTTGGTGGCTACAACTACAAGGGCTTTCTTAACACAGGAGAATTTTGATTATGCTCTagatgttgttgtttttttgtaatGTCAAGCCAGAAAGCGTAAATCATTTGTTTTTACATTGTTGAATCGCCGATAAGTTATCACAATTGTTTCTAAATATGGTGGGACTCAAACGGTGCATGCCAAATGAAACTGGATACTTAAGGTAATGGAACATAAGGGCAAGAAATAAGCAGCAAAAGAAATAGTGGTACACCATACCTACCAGTATTTGGTGGACAATCTGGAGGAGAAGGATTGTGAGATATTTTGAAGACAATGGAAGCTATATTTATTATGCAGAAGATTAAGAAACTTaccttttcttaaaaaagaaacCTCAGTGAAGTAGTGAATATCAGTAGCCTACTATAGATCATCAGAAACCAAGAAATAGGAGGTCATGATGAACTAATTCTGCTCCTAGGAACTCATAATCACTTGAGCCAAGATAGAGAAGAAGAATGTAGCACATTCGAGTTAAAAAAACAGACTGTTTTATCATTCAtcatctatttttatttctgATAGTACTGCATTACATATAATCAATTGTAATGCCCAATAAGTGCATGACAAATAAACGTTTCGGTTCTGTCGGTTGTGTTGTCTGCCAGTGTGTAGGGTGTTGATCTTTTCTGAATGAAGTATCAGGATACAACTAATGTTTTCTTTGACTTATATGGTGAAATAAAATGAAGCCCTAGAGATGCATGAAAGTTTCTGACTAAAGGGGATATGACATGACTACTTCCATCGGActatctttttaatttaaagaagCAAGTAGATATACCAACGTCAAACGATATAGCTAGACTGCAATACAGGGGCTTCCATAAACATTAACAGAAGTACAATGAATCAGATGATTCCCTTCCTGTGATTCTACATATATGGTAGGAAAACCCAAAGTTTAAGTTGTCTGTCCATATTATTGTCATTGTGTTCATTAATGAAATACTTACACATGCAACTAACTAGGTATGAGCTTCAGCTGAGAGTACAGCATATTCTTGTCAAAATTGACAACCAAAGAAGAAAGGGCATACGTTCCTCCAGTTATATGTAGAGACAGTACATACAACCGATATATAAACACTACATGAACATCAATGTACCGGAACTCATAAGAGCATTGCAAAATTACTCTATCAGATTCATATTGAATAGGAATTTGGTATGCAAATTTATCCACCATGAAAAATTGCTTCAGAAACGCACGTCTTACAACAATCTTCACAACAATCAAACAAAATTCATACTGACAAGTCATAGACCATCATCCAGTTACACACGATTCCAATTATAAGCATTTGCATTTTTTATTGCTAACAATGAAGTTATTGTAGTCATACATTGatcaaataaactaaaattaagaaaaataaactgTAACCAAACTAAACACTGCTCACctctcattcattcattcaattgCTCAAGCTCAGCCTTCAATTGCTCAATCTTAAGCCCCATAGACCTTTGAATCACCCCCTTTTCACTCTCTGTCACCTTTCCCAACAACCCTTGATACAAATCAAGAACTTCCTTAACAGCATCACGAGCACATTCAGCTTCTTCATTAAAATACACAGTCTCTTTAGACTCCATAGCTGATTCAATCTCCTCTCTTGCCTCTGCAAACTTGAGATTGATTTTATCAACTTCCCTGTCAGTGTCAACACTATATCGCCTTAAATTCTGAAAGTTTACGAGCTGGGTTGATGAATTTGAACTCGTCGGACCAAGAAAATGTCGGGTTTTCGTGAGGTTGAAGGATGAATTTGAGAGAGATGTACGAGTTCTTATGGAAAAATAAGATTTGGGTATTGTTGATTTCTCAAAAGGGTGTCTGAGAAGCGATTTACAGAGAGAAATTGATGAACGTCGATGCATTTTGATTGAACAAGCAAGAAAATGGTTTCTGGAAGAAAATGCAGAACCCTTCCTTTTGCTGTACTTGGTGGTTAAACCCCCATATTTGGGCCGTGATCTAGAAGCTAAACGAGGAAAGCCCAACACACTTGTAAAGTCACTTtagttataatttgtatatttacgGGTTATAATTACGATTTAAGTTGTCTTATTTATGTAATTTGtggatatatttttataatttaattatttttgtataaactcaaaataataaattaatacaattaCAAACATCTGAAGTGTAAACAACTATAGAAATtatgaattatacaaattctaaaTTATACAAGCTAAAAAATTAAGCCCCTTAATTATAACTAAAAGTATGTCGCGAATTTTAATTAAGCAAAACGATAGCTATGTTAACTAATTAACTGATATATATTTGCTTATAcacgtaatttttttaaatataatactCCCGTCTCCCTTGATCCCTTTTATACGActtagtttgagtataagaaaaaaaataaagaaacactttgaattttttatttataataagtgaTATGTATTTAcatgattataaattatttcattaaatgataaaattaatatttttaaattaatttgttatttaatatagatatgtatcatttcttttaaaaatcgaccaaaaagtaaaatgaatctTAAAAACTGGGACAAAGGAAATACTTGCtatgaaaaatactttttaatgttaggaaatattttctataaaagtaatcataaattaaatataagtatttgtctttttaaaaaacttttggCCAAACATGTTATTATTAGACAACTGAACCACACCTAGTTAAACTTCAAAGTGTATTTGAGAGTTGAAAACAATGAACTACATTTAAatggaattaaaaaaattaaaacatgtgAAAGATATTATTTCAATTAGAATTGTCAACATTTAACCAATATTAcgaatattaaattttaatatcagTATATTGCATAGTAGGTGAACTTTAAGGGTATAGAGCCGTCTTTCAATGTGAGATTTTTTGACGCGTATTTGAATTTGATCGGACttaaatatgaatatcaaatatCAGGTGGGAAACAAAAAAAGCTATCAaatacttagaatattttttcgatataaAGGGAAAACGATAATCATGGATTTATTAAAAGaactataaaattaatatatctttttttatttacgtTTTTTCTCTTTACATAGGGTTAATTACGGAAAGATCTTATTCACTTGGATAACTACAGGGTTTGATTAGCcacataccaacttgtataatgataaaattaatttatcgatatttatattcaattaatagaaatataatatatatatatatatatcacatgaTTGGTTAActtatatattcttttattttattaaactacTTAATAATAGTTGGTTGAATCAGTCCTCTTCTCATCTTGCTTCTATTTAGTAGTAAAagtaaaagtaataatatttagTATATCTGCAGTAtcttaatcttttatttttatcactACTCATTGCATCATTTTATCCATTTATCTTACTATTTTACCGTCGTTATTTTCTAATCCACAAAAATACCGCTAAAATCTGCGTAAATCTTACTATATCCTCAACCGTTTTGCATAATATTATGATTTGTAAGATTGGACAAGTTTAACTGAAAccacaaactaaaaaaaatcataactaaTAAATCTCACCAAAACCACTACACTTAATCAACTATTGCAATAAATTACTCCAAATCTTGGACAAAACTACAGTTGATGCAACTGATCTCCAAATTAGTCAACAAACCCCATCTTACCCTGCCATTTATATAAAGCACACACCATATCCCCATAAACCTGAATTTAATACCAGTAAAAAATCTCACCAAGATAGAGTTTAACTATACTTCCTTCATGGCTCGCGCATTATTACTACTCACACAAAATAAGTTCACTAGCGTATCTCAAGTAGGTTTTGCCACAGGAACGTTGCTCCTGTGTGCACTGGCGCTCTTCATGTGCGCCAGCCATTCGAGGAAGTGGAAGCGCAAGTGGAGAGGCTATGGTGATCAACATGACCCTATTATTCACATCAATCATGAAAAGATTGATGAGGATTACCATTTTGAAGGTGATGATCCAAGCACCTGTAGTGGTGAAGTTGCTATTTGGAAGAAGAATATAATCATGGGAGGAAAATGTCAGCTTCCTGAATTTTCTGGTGTCATAATATATGATACTGCTGGGAATTTAGTTGATCCCAAAACTCCAAGACCTCTTGCTCTTACATGGAAAGAATAGTGTTTCTTTTACTTCTATTAATTGTTCttataatatattgaaaatcaaGTGGGCAATTAATAAtgatatatgattcttctaccaatgttttgattttcttttaaaagtcATCTGGTATTTGAAACTCACTAGTCCAGGAACTTCTTCAATTCTAAAGTTGTAAAACCTGAGACCTATGGTTAAGCAAGACCTGACAATGTTACCACAAAATGAACAGGAAGATCCAAGGCAAAAAAGTATGTCTCCCCTTTACCTACTTGACCAAAGTGAACAAACTTTTATGTCATATCAGTAATTCAATTGTCTTGTCAATACTTTCTTAGAGTTGCATCAAATTTCATATCTTGTTATCTTTGTATATATGTCAGTTAGAATAGACTAGAAGAACACAAATTCTAACCATACAGATAAAAGAAGCCACAAAGACAGGAAAAGTAATGAACAAAATTTAGGAAAACATGAGTTCAATTCATAGGAATCTGAGAGTAGCCACATATATAGCTGTAAGTATATTACAAAATAGCTGGAGTATGCCCACCGGAGAGGACGggagtgggggggggggggggagggtaAAAAAAATGCTGGCAAATCTTGATCAGCAAAAGGCTGTTTGTATCCAAGAACATCAAGAGCTTTCATTGTATGGAATAATTATTTGCGCCAAAGCAATCAACTGTACATCTCAGGTTTCAAGATCCCCACGTAAGGTAAGTTCCTATAAACCTCAGCAAAATCTAACCCGTAGCCAAC
This genomic window contains:
- the LOC101262905 gene encoding LRR receptor-like serine/threonine-protein kinase RGI5, giving the protein MEKKSFHFYTPPSCYFLFLLISWLSLSPKIVFLVSSVSSDGQALLSLLKAADPYTKSSSSVLSSWNPSSLTPCSWQGITCSPQERVISLSIPNTFLNLSYLPSELSSLSYLQLLNLSSTNISGTIPPSFGSFSHLRLLDLSSNSLSGSIPSELGGLSSLQFLFLNSNRLTGKIPPELANLSSLEIFCLQDNLLNGSIPSQLGSLVSLQQFRIGGNPYLSGEIPAQLGLLTNLTMFGVAATGLSGVIPPSFGNLINLQTLAIYDTEVFGSIPPELGMISELRYLYLHMNKLTGSIPPQLGKLQKLTSLLLWGNSLTGPIPAEVSNCSSLVILDVSANELSGEIPRDLGKLLVLEQLHLSDNALTSSIPWQLSNCTSLTALQLDKNQLSGQIPWQVGKLKYLQSFFLWGNSVSGTIPAAFGNCTELYALDLSRNKLTGSIPEEIFDLKQLSKLLLLGNSLTGRLPRSVARCQSLVRLRLGENQLSGQIPKEIGQLQNLVFLDLYMNHFSGGLPSEIANITVLELLDVHNNYLTGEIPHQMGELVNLEQLDLSRNSFTGEIPSSFGNLSYLNKLILSNNLLTGPIPKSFKNLQKLTLLDLSSNTLSGEIPSELGYVTSLTIGLDLSSNRFTGELPETLCSLSQLQSLDISHNLLSGRIAILSSLTSLTSLNVSDNNFSGPIPVTPFFRTLTSDSFLENSLCQSVDGYSCSSHIMGRNGLKSPKTIALVAVILTSVAIAVVAIWILVTRNHRYVFQKSQGLSASSVGAEDFSYPWTFIPFQKFNFTIDNILDCLKDENIIGKGCSGVVYKAEMPNGEVIAVKKLWKTKKDEEPVDSFAAEIQILGHIRHRNILKLLGYCSNKSVKLLLYNYISNGNLHQLLQSNRNLDWEIRYKIAIGSAQGLAYLHHDCVPAILHRDVKCNNILIDSKFDAYIADFGLAKLMNSPNYHHAMSSVAGSYGYIAPEYGYTANITEKSDVYSYGVVLLEILSGRSAVDSQIGDGLHIVEWVKKKMGSFEPAVTVLDTKLQGLPDQVVQEMLQTLGIAMFCVNSSPVERPTMKEVVALLMEVKSSPDQEFGKTSQPLIKQSSTQS
- the LOC101262605 gene encoding embryogenesis-like protein, with product MHRRSSISLCKSLLRHPFEKSTIPKSYFSIRTRTSLSNSSFNLTKTRHFLGPTSSNSSTQLVNFQNLRRYSVDTDREVDKINLKFAEAREEIESAMESKETVYFNEEAECARDAVKEVLDLYQGLLGKVTESEKGVIQRSMGLKIEQLKAELEQLNE
- the LOC104645259 gene encoding uncharacterized protein yields the protein MARALLLLTQNKFTSVSQVGFATGTLLLCALALFMCASHSRKWKRKWRGYGDQHDPIIHINHEKIDEDYHFEGDDPSTCSGEVAIWKKNIIMGGKCQLPEFSGVIIYDTAGNLVDPKTPRPLALTWKE